One part of the Flavobacterium johnsoniae UW101 genome encodes these proteins:
- a CDS encoding START-like domain-containing protein yields MDPKIRYEIEFPINSSPQLLYQYISTPSGLSEWFADNVNSRGEFFTFIWNDSQEKARLASKKSGEKVKFKWVDESSKDTEYFFELHILVDELTKDVSLMVVDFAEKEEIGEAKQLWENQISDLKHLIGSV; encoded by the coding sequence ATGGATCCAAAAATACGTTACGAAATAGAGTTTCCGATCAATTCTTCGCCGCAATTATTGTATCAATATATATCAACTCCGTCAGGTTTATCAGAATGGTTTGCTGACAATGTTAACTCAAGAGGAGAATTTTTTACTTTCATTTGGAATGATTCGCAGGAAAAAGCGCGTCTTGCTTCTAAAAAAAGTGGAGAAAAAGTAAAGTTTAAATGGGTTGATGAGAGCAGTAAGGATACTGAATACTTTTTTGAACTGCATATTTTAGTTGATGAATTAACTAAAGATGTCTCTTTGATGGTAGTTGATTTTGCTGAAAAAGAAGAAATAGGAGAGGCTAAACAATTGTGGGAGAATCAAATCTCAGACCTAAAACATCTTATAGGATCTGTTTAG
- a CDS encoding aminotransferase-like domain-containing protein, whose protein sequence is MKNRETLYLKIAKIIEDQIHNETLVLGSKLPSVRSAQKLYNVSLNTIKQAYLELESRSLIESRPKTGYYVSKSSQRTTALPTIASIDNHETENTPEELIDKVFGTINKSDVTQFALGLPGKNFLPVAKLNKGIINAVRNRGDAGTAYEPVQGSEELRRAIAKWALVMEGKITEDDLVITSGAMHAMYNALMAVTSPGDSVAVESPAYFGILQAIKALGLKAVEIPTHPLYGLDLDALKKVLPEIKACCFVTNFNNPMGFQMPDENKQELVKLITQYNVPLIEDDIYGNLYFGSERPKPCKFYDEAGLVLWIGSVSKTLAPGYRVGWIAPGKFKDKIIRQKLVQTVCNSSLYSDVIADFLEHGRYDHHLRTFRNKLYANYLQINRAVETYFPDNTKIAQPKGGFMLWLELDERISTTELYNTALAQKIVFAPGRIFSQYNQYNNCMRLTYVLEWNDRVDSDLKKLGSIIKNSI, encoded by the coding sequence ATGAAAAATCGCGAAACATTATATTTAAAAATTGCCAAAATAATTGAAGATCAAATTCACAATGAAACTCTCGTTCTTGGCAGCAAACTGCCTTCTGTACGAAGTGCGCAGAAATTATATAATGTTAGTTTAAACACAATAAAACAGGCATATTTAGAATTAGAAAGCCGTTCACTTATAGAATCACGTCCCAAAACGGGTTATTATGTCAGCAAAAGTTCACAGCGTACCACCGCACTTCCAACAATTGCCAGCATAGACAATCATGAAACAGAAAATACACCTGAGGAGCTTATAGATAAAGTTTTCGGCACTATTAATAAATCAGATGTAACACAGTTTGCATTGGGATTACCCGGAAAGAATTTCCTTCCTGTTGCTAAACTTAACAAAGGCATTATCAATGCTGTCCGTAACAGAGGTGATGCCGGCACAGCTTATGAACCTGTTCAGGGATCTGAAGAGCTTCGACGCGCCATTGCAAAATGGGCTCTTGTCATGGAAGGAAAAATTACAGAAGATGATCTTGTAATTACTTCCGGCGCCATGCATGCCATGTACAATGCGCTTATGGCTGTAACTTCTCCGGGAGACAGCGTTGCTGTAGAAAGTCCGGCTTATTTTGGAATACTGCAGGCAATTAAGGCTCTAGGTTTAAAAGCGGTTGAAATTCCAACCCATCCTTTATATGGATTAGATCTCGATGCTTTAAAAAAAGTACTGCCTGAAATAAAAGCCTGCTGTTTTGTTACCAATTTCAACAACCCAATGGGCTTTCAAATGCCTGACGAAAACAAACAGGAACTGGTAAAATTGATTACACAATACAACGTTCCATTAATTGAAGACGATATTTATGGTAATCTTTATTTTGGTTCAGAACGTCCTAAACCTTGCAAATTTTATGATGAAGCCGGTTTAGTTTTATGGATTGGATCTGTATCTAAAACTCTTGCACCCGGATATCGGGTTGGATGGATTGCACCGGGAAAATTTAAAGATAAAATCATTCGTCAAAAACTGGTTCAAACGGTTTGTAATTCTTCTTTATATTCTGATGTCATTGCAGATTTCTTAGAACATGGGCGTTATGATCATCATCTTAGGACATTTAGAAATAAGCTTTATGCTAATTATCTCCAGATTAACCGTGCTGTAGAAACCTATTTTCCGGATAACACTAAAATAGCACAGCCAAAAGGCGGTTTTATGTTATGGCTGGAATTAGATGAAAGAATTTCTACAACAGAATTATACAACACTGCCCTGGCCCAAAAAATCGTTTTTGCACCGGGAAGAATTTTTTCGCAGTACAATCAATATAACAACTGCATGAGATTAACGTATGTTTTAGAATGGAATGACCGCGTAGACTCTGATTTAAAAAAGTTAGGCAGTATAATAAAAAACAGTATTTAA
- a CDS encoding GNAT family N-acetyltransferase — protein MNNKDQVEIAAYNSKYQKSFKDLNIEWISNYFEVEPNDIKALDHAEEYIINKGGEIFSAVLNDEVLGVCALIKSDGKNYDYELAKMAVSPKTQGKGVGLLLAESAIKWASEKGASKIYLESNTKLTPAIKLYEKLGFKRITGISSAYNRVDIQMLLTLNS, from the coding sequence ATGAATAACAAAGACCAAGTTGAAATAGCAGCTTATAATTCAAAGTATCAAAAAAGTTTTAAGGATTTAAACATAGAATGGATCTCAAATTATTTTGAAGTCGAACCCAATGATATCAAAGCTCTGGATCATGCAGAAGAATATATTATAAACAAAGGCGGTGAAATTTTTTCGGCAGTTTTAAATGATGAAGTTTTAGGTGTCTGTGCTCTAATTAAAAGTGATGGAAAAAATTACGATTATGAATTAGCAAAAATGGCCGTAAGTCCAAAGACACAAGGAAAAGGCGTTGGATTATTATTGGCAGAATCGGCAATAAAATGGGCTTCAGAAAAAGGTGCTTCAAAAATTTATCTGGAAAGCAATACAAAACTAACCCCTGCCATTAAATTATATGAAAAACTAGGTTTTAAAAGAATTACGGGCATTTCTTCGGCTTATAACAGAGTCGATATTCAAATGTTGCTTACTTTAAATTCTTAA
- a CDS encoding RNA polymerase sigma factor, whose product MDNKKLILSLKKGNEAAFKEVYFNYYDKLVNIAKRFNLTVLTPEDFVQESLLRLYNKRELLNEDVLLDKQLFTICKNIIINHVNRESKIIQLDPHKADIAEEETDLGVFEDRKEKLYNFINQLPEQQQKIFTLHKLENLSYKEIAELTDLSEKTIANHIYLASKFIRKKIENH is encoded by the coding sequence ATGGACAATAAAAAATTAATACTAAGTTTAAAAAAAGGTAATGAAGCAGCTTTTAAAGAGGTGTATTTCAATTACTACGATAAACTGGTAAATATTGCCAAACGATTTAATCTCACGGTTCTTACTCCTGAAGACTTTGTTCAGGAAAGTCTTTTAAGACTTTATAACAAAAGAGAACTTCTTAACGAAGATGTTTTACTTGACAAGCAGTTATTTACTATTTGCAAAAACATCATCATTAATCATGTTAACAGAGAAAGCAAAATAATTCAGCTTGACCCGCATAAAGCTGATATTGCCGAAGAAGAAACTGACTTGGGAGTTTTTGAGGATAGAAAAGAAAAATTATACAATTTCATCAATCAGCTTCCTGAGCAGCAGCAAAAAATATTTACTTTACACAAACTGGAAAACCTTAGCTATAAGGAGATTGCAGAGCTCACAGACCTTTCTGAGAAGACTATTGCCAATCATATTTATCTCGCCAGTAAATTTATTCGAAAAAAAATCGAAAACCATTAG
- a CDS encoding FecR family protein, whose protein sequence is MDKEKLDEEFEKLWNETPASHSDKIKEASWGKFHSKTFTPKKKKFKPWRYYAAAAVLLFVLVGTGIYFTNDSAAGAIVLPENVIENTTLKIKHVVLPDSSKVELSPNSKISYGNNFALNRKIEIVGEAYFQVKKDKQHPFQVFCNETTTTVLGTCFTVKGFQKKEVTVELFEGSVQMNVKGQDQNWVLKPGQKFTYGNQTASVAEFSRFIDFDNEKLTVVSTYIEENYGYKVTLPKEYKDQKITIRINRKEDLKIIVQLISEMYNLNFEINEDLKQITFQ, encoded by the coding sequence ATGGATAAAGAAAAATTAGACGAAGAGTTTGAAAAGTTATGGAATGAAACACCAGCTTCGCATTCAGATAAAATAAAAGAAGCTTCGTGGGGAAAATTCCATTCAAAAACTTTTACTCCAAAGAAAAAGAAATTTAAACCTTGGCGCTATTATGCTGCCGCGGCGGTTTTACTTTTTGTTCTTGTAGGAACAGGAATTTATTTTACCAATGATTCAGCAGCAGGAGCAATTGTACTTCCTGAAAATGTGATTGAAAATACTACTTTAAAAATAAAACATGTTGTGCTGCCAGACAGCTCAAAAGTAGAACTAAGTCCAAATTCTAAAATTTCATACGGAAACAACTTTGCATTAAACAGAAAAATTGAAATTGTGGGTGAAGCTTATTTTCAGGTAAAAAAAGACAAACAGCATCCGTTTCAGGTTTTTTGCAACGAAACAACCACAACCGTTTTAGGAACTTGTTTTACTGTAAAAGGATTTCAAAAAAAGGAAGTAACTGTTGAATTGTTTGAAGGAAGTGTGCAGATGAATGTAAAAGGCCAGGATCAGAATTGGGTTTTAAAACCGGGACAGAAATTTACTTACGGAAATCAAACCGCATCAGTAGCAGAATTCAGCCGATTTATAGATTTTGATAATGAAAAGCTAACTGTTGTAAGTACTTACATCGAAGAAAATTACGGATATAAAGTGACACTGCCTAAAGAATATAAAGACCAGAAAATCACGATTAGAATAAACAGAAAAGAAGATTTAAAAATAATTGTACAATTAATATCAGAAATGTATAACCTAAACTTTGAAATAAATGAAGATCTAAAACAGATTACTTTTCAATAA
- a CDS encoding TonB-dependent receptor, producing the protein MKHIISACFFLFSLCMSAQTVTITVDQNVTLKEFFKQIENQTDFKFAFTDQIDTNQKYFTKKSTYKQVEIEKLISELNKTASVQFSIVGNNIFVKQKSQSAKTVKKKSKLTGQIFDDTKQPVIGANVYIKELEVGAVTDVNGKFSIEIPNGNYTVAVSYVGFKNHEKRITISDDTKINFNIDSDSQELEQVIVTGNKAVDIKTTQMSVNRLSMQEIKRIPAAMGEPDPLKSILTLPGVTNAGEASSGFNVRGGAADQNLILLDGAPVYNDSHMFGFFSVFNADIVNGLDLYKGGIPSKFGGRVSSVLDVTQQTGDFENYKVNGGIGVISSRLLVQGPLQKDKGSFIVSGRTSYAHLFLKLADNKNSAMFYDFNAKLNYRFNANNTLTFSGYLGNDIFDINDRFSSKYGNTMGILSWKHKFSDRLNHNLSVFYSDYKFNLGLSMENFEWDSNIQNYGLKYGWNYQKSEKFKINYGIDGLYYNFNPGTVQPTSIDSQFNYKQLDKKYALETSAYLDFENQITEKLNFRYGLRYSMFYRLGSEAISTYENGQSVVYNPLYKIYEEGTPTGTTYYGKGKKISSFDNFEPRAALSYAFNDNTSVKASYNRMAQYIHILSNTQSPLPMSIWTPSGPFTKPQLLDQYAVGYFKNFKDNDYSFEGELFYKKVQNRIDYIDGADILANNNIEQVILNGKARSYGMELLFRKNTGIFTGWISYTLSRAEQKTPGRTAEEPGIANGDWYLSGYDKMHNLSVVGSYEFSPKWSFNGNFTLQSGQPVTYANGYYEFGGIHVPNYSLRNENRLPLFHHLDVAATYTPRPDKKKGWQSYWVFSIYNIYNRKNAASMSFTTNEDTGANETRRLSIFGIVPGVSYNFKF; encoded by the coding sequence ATGAAGCATATAATTTCAGCATGCTTTTTTTTATTCAGTTTATGTATGTCTGCTCAGACCGTTACAATAACTGTAGATCAAAATGTAACTTTAAAAGAATTTTTTAAGCAGATAGAAAATCAAACCGATTTTAAATTTGCTTTTACAGATCAGATAGATACAAATCAAAAGTATTTTACAAAGAAAAGCACTTATAAGCAAGTCGAAATCGAGAAACTTATCTCTGAATTAAACAAAACTGCCTCTGTACAATTTTCTATTGTTGGCAATAATATTTTTGTGAAACAAAAGTCACAATCAGCTAAAACTGTCAAAAAAAAAAGTAAGCTGACAGGCCAGATTTTTGATGATACCAAACAGCCCGTTATTGGCGCCAATGTTTATATTAAAGAATTAGAAGTTGGCGCTGTAACGGATGTAAACGGAAAATTCAGTATTGAAATCCCAAACGGAAACTATACAGTTGCAGTCAGCTATGTTGGATTTAAAAATCACGAAAAACGCATTACAATTTCTGATGACACTAAAATCAATTTCAATATAGACTCTGATAGTCAGGAATTAGAACAGGTTATTGTAACTGGTAATAAAGCTGTTGATATTAAAACCACTCAAATGAGTGTAAACAGACTTTCGATGCAGGAAATAAAAAGAATTCCTGCAGCAATGGGCGAACCAGATCCTTTAAAATCGATACTTACTCTGCCGGGAGTTACCAATGCAGGAGAAGCTTCATCAGGTTTTAATGTTCGAGGCGGTGCTGCCGATCAGAATTTAATTCTTTTAGACGGCGCTCCGGTTTATAACGATTCGCACATGTTTGGTTTTTTCTCTGTTTTTAATGCTGATATCGTAAATGGTTTAGATTTATATAAAGGAGGAATTCCTTCTAAATTTGGAGGACGTGTTTCTTCTGTTTTAGATGTAACACAGCAAACGGGAGATTTTGAAAATTACAAAGTAAACGGGGGAATTGGCGTAATATCAAGTCGTCTTTTGGTTCAGGGACCTTTACAAAAAGACAAAGGGTCTTTTATTGTATCTGGACGTACTTCTTATGCACATTTATTTTTAAAACTGGCAGACAATAAAAACTCAGCTATGTTTTATGATTTCAACGCTAAATTAAATTACCGTTTTAATGCTAATAATACATTGACTTTTTCTGGTTATTTAGGAAATGATATATTCGACATCAACGATCGTTTCTCAAGTAAATACGGAAATACAATGGGAATTTTAAGCTGGAAACACAAATTCTCTGATCGCTTAAATCATAATCTTTCTGTTTTTTACAGCGATTATAAATTCAATTTGGGACTTTCAATGGAAAACTTTGAATGGGACAGCAACATTCAAAATTACGGTCTTAAATACGGATGGAATTATCAAAAATCAGAAAAATTCAAGATCAATTACGGAATTGACGGATTGTATTATAATTTCAATCCAGGTACTGTACAGCCAACAAGTATTGATTCTCAGTTTAATTACAAGCAGCTTGATAAAAAATATGCTTTAGAAACTTCTGCTTATCTGGATTTTGAAAATCAAATTACTGAAAAATTGAATTTCCGTTACGGGCTTCGTTACAGCATGTTTTATCGTTTAGGTTCTGAAGCAATCAGTACTTATGAAAATGGACAAAGTGTTGTATACAATCCGTTATACAAAATTTACGAAGAAGGAACTCCAACAGGAACAACATATTACGGCAAAGGAAAAAAAATCAGCAGTTTTGATAATTTCGAACCAAGAGCAGCACTTTCGTATGCTTTTAACGACAACACTTCTGTAAAAGCAAGTTACAACAGAATGGCGCAGTATATTCATATTTTATCAAATACTCAATCGCCGCTGCCAATGAGTATCTGGACTCCAAGCGGACCGTTTACCAAACCTCAGCTTTTAGATCAGTATGCTGTAGGATATTTTAAAAACTTTAAAGACAACGATTATTCTTTTGAAGGTGAGCTGTTTTACAAAAAAGTTCAAAACCGTATTGACTATATTGACGGAGCCGATATTTTGGCAAACAATAATATCGAACAAGTTATCTTAAATGGTAAAGCCAGATCGTATGGTATGGAATTGTTATTTAGAAAAAATACTGGAATTTTTACGGGTTGGATTTCGTACACTCTATCAAGAGCAGAACAAAAAACTCCGGGAAGAACTGCCGAAGAACCGGGAATTGCAAACGGAGACTGGTATTTATCTGGATATGACAAAATGCACAATTTAAGCGTTGTAGGAAGTTATGAGTTTAGTCCAAAATGGTCTTTCAACGGAAATTTTACGCTGCAGTCAGGACAGCCTGTAACGTATGCAAATGGGTATTATGAATTTGGGGGAATTCATGTGCCAAATTATTCTTTGAGAAACGAAAACAGGCTGCCTCTTTTCCATCACCTCGATGTGGCTGCAACTTATACGCCAAGACCAGATAAAAAGAAAGGATGGCAAAGCTATTGGGTATTCAGCATTTACAATATTTACAACAGAAAAAATGCTGCTTCTATGAGTTTTACGACTAATGAAGACACTGGAGCAAATGAAACAAGAAGGTTATCAATCTTCGGAATTGTACCTGGAGTTTCTTATAATTTTAAATTTTAA
- a CDS encoding DUF4249 domain-containing protein, with the protein MNKLKKYTKMNKILALMSLLFVVFFTSCEDVVTLDLETGETRLVVDAEIIWKKGTSGNEQTIKISKTASYYSGSTPKVSGAQVRVENTSGDVFTFNETEPGVYVCTNFVPVIDMDYKLFIEAEGKSFTAVEKLTSVTSITKVEQAVVPDFGGKDIIELTFYYTDPADQVNFYLTDYKSDFLIYPEYEITNDEFYNGNEISTRYSHEDDIKTGSVVKITHRGVSKNFFNYMKLILEASSANPFLVPPGNIRGNIVNTTDASNFALGYFRLCEADAVDYVVK; encoded by the coding sequence ATGAATAAATTAAAAAAATATACTAAAATGAATAAAATACTGGCATTAATGAGTCTTCTGTTTGTTGTATTTTTTACTTCGTGTGAAGATGTTGTAACTCTGGATTTAGAAACCGGAGAAACAAGATTAGTAGTCGACGCCGAAATTATCTGGAAAAAAGGAACCAGCGGCAACGAACAAACCATAAAAATCAGTAAAACAGCTTCATACTACAGCGGTTCAACACCAAAAGTTTCTGGTGCGCAGGTAAGAGTTGAAAACACCAGCGGCGACGTTTTTACTTTTAATGAAACTGAGCCGGGCGTATATGTGTGCACTAATTTTGTACCCGTAATCGACATGGATTATAAGTTGTTTATTGAAGCTGAAGGAAAAAGTTTTACAGCAGTTGAAAAACTGACTTCTGTAACGTCAATAACCAAAGTTGAGCAGGCTGTAGTTCCAGATTTTGGAGGAAAAGACATTATTGAACTTACTTTTTATTATACAGATCCTGCAGATCAAGTCAATTTTTATTTAACAGATTATAAAAGCGATTTCTTAATATATCCGGAATACGAAATTACAAATGATGAGTTTTATAATGGAAACGAAATAAGCACCCGTTATTCTCACGAAGATGATATTAAAACCGGAAGTGTTGTAAAAATTACGCACCGAGGCGTTTCTAAGAACTTTTTCAATTATATGAAACTAATTTTAGAAGCTTCAAGCGCAAATCCGTTTCTTGTGCCTCCCGGAAATATTAGAGGAAACATTGTAAACACAACCGATGCCAGCAATTTTGCATTAGGTTATTTTAGACTTTGCGAAGCAGATGCAGTTGATTATGTGGTAAAATAA
- a CDS encoding SDR family oxidoreductase has translation MIHSHQKVLVTGGTGFVAIHSILQLLNRGYQVRTTVRSLNSRDKIFEMLKNGGITDFSQLEFIETDLTSDKNWNEAMMGCQYVLHIASPIFLRLPKNEDEMIRPAVDGTLRVLKAARDSGVKRVVMTSNFGAVGYSHKDKNSLITEESWTDPNEKGLSTYNKSKVLAEKAAWDFIEKKGGALELSVINPMGIFGPSLNEDLSSGFELLKKLLDGSMKAIPDIRLGIVDVRDVAELHILAMEKPQAKGERFLALSGGTMSLMEIVKLLKEKMPYVTTKAPAKSLPTFIIRLSSIFNDQAKAILPLVGINRNASNKKAKTILGWVPRTNEEAVTASVISLIKWKNLNI, from the coding sequence ATGATACATTCACATCAAAAAGTATTGGTTACCGGCGGAACTGGTTTTGTGGCAATTCACAGTATTTTGCAATTACTAAATCGCGGTTATCAGGTTCGAACAACCGTAAGATCTTTAAATAGCAGAGATAAAATATTTGAAATGCTGAAAAATGGCGGTATTACAGATTTCAGCCAATTAGAATTTATTGAAACCGATTTAACTTCCGATAAAAACTGGAACGAAGCCATGATGGGCTGTCAATATGTGTTACATATTGCTTCGCCTATATTTTTGAGACTTCCAAAAAATGAAGACGAAATGATACGCCCTGCTGTCGACGGTACGCTTAGAGTTTTAAAGGCAGCGAGAGACTCTGGTGTAAAACGTGTTGTTATGACTTCAAATTTTGGCGCTGTAGGCTACAGCCACAAAGACAAAAATTCTCTTATTACCGAAGAAAGCTGGACAGACCCAAACGAAAAAGGACTTTCGACCTACAATAAATCAAAAGTACTGGCCGAAAAAGCAGCCTGGGATTTTATTGAAAAAAAAGGAGGCGCTCTTGAACTTTCTGTAATTAACCCAATGGGAATTTTTGGACCATCTTTAAACGAAGATTTATCAAGCGGTTTTGAGTTACTTAAAAAATTATTAGACGGTTCAATGAAAGCAATTCCAGATATTAGATTAGGAATTGTCGATGTAAGAGATGTTGCCGAACTGCACATTCTAGCAATGGAAAAACCGCAGGCAAAAGGCGAGCGTTTTTTAGCTTTATCCGGAGGAACAATGTCTTTAATGGAAATTGTAAAACTGCTGAAAGAAAAAATGCCGTATGTAACAACAAAGGCACCAGCAAAATCTTTACCTACCTTTATAATACGCTTATCATCAATATTTAACGATCAGGCAAAAGCAATTTTACCTTTGGTTGGAATTAATCGAAATGCCAGCAATAAAAAAGCAAAAACAATATTAGGCTGGGTACCGCGCACCAATGAAGAAGCTGTAACAGCTAGTGTAATAAGTCTCATAAAATGGAAAAATCTTAATATCTAA
- a CDS encoding NAD-dependent epimerase/dehydratase family protein yields the protein MKVILTGATGMVGEGVLIECLNNKNIESVLYVGRKTSGRSHPKLTEYLVSDFLSLQSNDSRLAGYDACFYCAGISSVGMDETEYTHITYDTTIHFAKAVLNQNPNLVFNFVSGFHTDSSEKGKVMWARVKGKTENALQRLPFRAQYSFRPGLMKPDKEQIHLKGFNKYIKFLYPVLGLFYTGCEIREIGRAMISTAQFGYSKKILEPIDIKKAAN from the coding sequence ATGAAAGTAATCCTGACAGGCGCAACCGGAATGGTTGGCGAAGGTGTTTTAATAGAATGCCTGAATAATAAAAATATAGAATCAGTATTGTATGTGGGAAGAAAAACCAGCGGAAGATCGCATCCTAAATTAACCGAATATCTGGTTTCTGATTTTCTTTCGCTGCAAAGCAATGACAGCAGACTTGCTGGTTATGATGCCTGTTTTTATTGTGCCGGAATAAGCAGTGTGGGTATGGACGAAACAGAATATACCCATATTACATACGACACAACGATTCATTTTGCAAAAGCCGTATTAAATCAAAACCCAAATCTTGTTTTCAATTTCGTTTCGGGATTTCACACAGACAGTTCTGAAAAAGGAAAAGTTATGTGGGCGCGCGTAAAAGGAAAAACTGAAAATGCTTTACAAAGATTGCCTTTTAGAGCGCAATACAGTTTTCGTCCGGGGTTAATGAAACCAGACAAAGAACAAATACATCTTAAAGGTTTTAATAAATACATCAAATTCCTCTACCCTGTTTTGGGATTGTTTTATACCGGATGCGAGATTAGAGAAATAGGACGTGCTATGATTTCTACAGCACAGTTTGGGTATTCTAAAAAAATTCTGGAACCAATTGATATTAAAAAAGCCGCGAACTAA
- a CDS encoding MBL fold metallo-hydrolase — protein sequence MKNRIFKILKRMFIVIAVLLLILAFSTWLYMQKAVFGSLPSQESMVRIQKSVHYKNGEFQNNTYTPTFAPGYTFWGVIRSQLFDKTVPTEPSGKIPSVKRDLKHLPANQNLLVWFGHSSSFLQVDGKKILIDPVFSSNASPLPNSVKVFAGTNSYQVQDLPDIDYLLISHDHYDHLDYPTILALKEKVKTVICGLGVGAHFERWGYPKNKIIEKDWNDSVTVGQYYTIHTLPARHKSGRGLKQNQSLWVSFLIHSPKTKIFYSGDGGYDTHFAEIGKKFGPIDIAIMENGQYNKAWHYIHMLPEETLQAAKDLNAKSMIPVHNSKFALAKHTWNEPLNEISRLNKKYQIPLITPVIGEIVIFENHKVFPEWWKNNTDKPI from the coding sequence ATGAAAAACAGAATTTTTAAAATCCTAAAACGAATGTTTATAGTTATTGCCGTCCTTTTGCTTATTCTCGCTTTCAGTACTTGGCTCTATATGCAAAAAGCAGTTTTTGGAAGTTTACCTTCTCAAGAAAGCATGGTCAGAATTCAAAAATCAGTTCATTATAAAAATGGTGAATTTCAAAATAATACTTACACGCCTACATTTGCTCCCGGTTACACTTTTTGGGGCGTAATAAGAAGTCAGCTTTTTGATAAAACAGTTCCAACCGAACCTTCTGGTAAAATTCCGTCTGTAAAAAGAGATTTAAAACACCTGCCTGCCAATCAAAATCTTTTAGTTTGGTTTGGGCATTCTTCTTCCTTTTTGCAGGTTGACGGAAAGAAAATTTTAATCGATCCGGTTTTTAGCAGCAATGCATCGCCGCTGCCAAACAGCGTAAAAGTTTTTGCAGGAACAAATTCGTATCAGGTACAGGATTTACCAGACATTGATTATCTGCTGATTTCTCACGATCATTACGATCATCTGGATTACCCAACCATTTTAGCATTAAAAGAAAAAGTAAAAACCGTAATCTGCGGTCTGGGCGTTGGCGCACATTTTGAACGCTGGGGATATCCTAAAAATAAAATCATCGAAAAAGACTGGAACGATTCTGTTACCGTTGGGCAGTATTACACCATTCATACGCTTCCGGCAAGACATAAATCAGGACGCGGTTTAAAACAGAACCAATCTTTATGGGTTTCTTTTTTAATTCATTCGCCTAAAACAAAAATATTCTACAGCGGCGACGGCGGTTACGACACACACTTTGCCGAAATTGGAAAAAAGTTTGGTCCAATTGATATTGCGATTATGGAAAACGGACAATACAACAAAGCCTGGCATTATATCCACATGCTTCCTGAAGAAACTTTACAAGCTGCAAAAGATCTCAACGCCAAAAGCATGATTCCAGTTCATAATTCAAAATTTGCACTTGCCAAACATACCTGGAACGAACCGCTTAATGAAATCAGCCGTTTAAATAAAAAATATCAAATTCCGTTAATTACGCCCGTTATTGGAGAAATCGTTATTTTTGAGAATCATAAAGTTTTTCCTGAATGGTGGAAAAATAATACTGACAAACCAATTTAA